GCCTCGCATTGCCGCATGTGGACGATGAACGGCAAACCCAGTTCTTGCGACAGGCGGATATGCCGGTCGAAATATTCCTGCTGCAACGGGAAAGGAGAATGGTCGCGAAACCGGTCGAGGCCGGTCTCGCCCAGGGCCACGACCCGCGGAGAGCCGGCGAGCGCGACCACGCGGTCCCAATCTTCCTCCTGCGCTTCGGCCGTGTAATTGGGATGGATTCCGACGGCCGCGTACAAAGCGTCATGCTCTGCCGCCAGCCGCACGACCGCGGCGCTCGAATCGGCCGTGACCGCGATGACGACAATCCGCTCGACGCCGGCAGCCTTCGCCCGCTCGATTACGGCCGGGCGATCCGCGTCGAAATCCTCAGAATCCAGATGCGCGTGCGTATCGATGAGCGACATGAAACCCATCCTGTAATTCCTGTCAAGCAAGTTTCAGACAGGATTAACAGGATTTACAGGATGATGTTACGGCGTTGCCAGTTTCAGCTTGTCGTCGCTGCGGTGTTTGACCACCTCTTCCAGCGATTCGAGATGGCCGCGGGAGTTGCCGAGGACCTCTTCGGCCAGCACTTGCAGCTCCAGATCGCCGGCCAGATCGGCCACGCAGCGCTCGATCGCCCCGACGTCCTGTTTTTGGCGGCGGGCCATCTCCGTGAGCAGGAAGTCGAACGAGAGCATGTTCAGCTCGGTGAATTCCATCGGAAAATCGCCGTTATCGACGCGGCCACGCTTCTGCAAGATCGCCTCGGCGATCCGGCCGGCGTAGAGTTGCTGGTCGGCCACGATGTCGGCGAGCACCTTCGCGGCAGGCTCATCGCCGATATGCGTCCACGGATCGGCCCCCGCCAGATACATCGGCAGCGACCGGTAGAGGATGCGAAACAGCCGGCCGAGAACATCGATCGAATCGGGTCGAACTTGATGCATGCGTGGACGTGAAAAAGGGGACAGGTCCAATTAAGTCGGCTTATGGAAAAATCGAGGTGACAGGCTCCCGTGCCGACTTAATTGGACCTGTCCCCTTTTTCACGCCTTCACGCCTTCGCACGTTTCACCACAAGAGCTGCGACGCGGCGCGGTGCGCCCATTCGTATAAATCGTTCCACCAGAGCCCCAGCAGCAGAACCGGCAGGGTAATCGCCACCACGTAGGCCCCGGGGAACGAGACGAGCGGGAAGGTGAACGGCGGGCGGTCCTTCGGCTCCGGCTCGAACGCCATCACTTTCACCACCCGCAAATAGTAGAACAGGCTCACGGCCGTGTTCAGGCCGCCCACGACCAATAGCGTGATCATCATCCCGCGAGCGGCGTCGTTTTGAATTCCATCGACAAGCGTCGAGAAAATCACGAACTTTCCCGAGAAACCCGCTAGCGGCGGCATGCCGACGAGGCTAAATAGGATCGTGCCGAAGCAGATCACCAGCCCTGGCGAAGTGCGGATCAGGCCGGCGTAGTCGGCGATTTCTTCGCTGCGGAGCGTATTGCGAAGGAAGGCGACGATCGCGAAGGCGCCGAGGTTCATGAACAAATAAACTCCGGCATATAGCGGCACGGCGGCGAAGGCGGCCTCGGCCGCCGCCGGGTTCTTTCCAGCCAGCACCAATCCGGCCGCGACCGGCATCATCATGTACCCGGCGTGCGCAATGGTGGAATACGCCAAGAGCCGCTTGATATTCGTCTGGCCGTACGCGGCCAGATTGCCGAACGTGCATGTGATCGCGGCGATGAAGCCGACGAGCACGGCCATGTAGCTGCGGACCGGATTGAGGGCCGCGATGCGCGGGTCAGTGGTTCGATTGGCTGCGCCCTCCGGGGCCTTACGGCCACCGGCTCGTACGTCGGCAAAGGAAGGCGACCCAGCGTCCGAATTTGAGCCGGTGGCGTAAGCCACCGGATTTGCGGTCGCCAATCTTCCCGTCATCGAATTCGTAACCGGTTTCAATGCGGTCACGAGTGCCGTTACCGGAACCGCCGGTTTGGCGGATGGCTCGACAAAGCCGAACCCGACCGTCACGCGGATCAGAAGCGCCAGCGCCGCCGCCTTCGAGGCCACGGACAGAAAGGCATTCACCTCGGCGCTGGCCCCCTCGAACACATCGGGGCACCAGAAATGAAACGGCACCGCCGAGAGCTTGAACGCCAGCCCGACCATCACCATCA
The nucleotide sequence above comes from Pirellulales bacterium. Encoded proteins:
- a CDS encoding NADH-quinone oxidoreductase subunit N, which gives rise to MNSLSQLVDSLLHNTVALSLPAFRTELAICATIVLMLLLRVFRGLERIDAFYIALAGSLVGLWLALPWTQPESLLAADGHVVRHELFTGMLTYDSFTLFFRGLLMFFAVVFVTLTRLSGIPDREDAPDFYSLVLGATLGMCIMASANHVVTIFLGVEMASVPSYALAGMLKGRRKSSEAALKYSIYGAGAAGIMLYGLSLLAGVLGSCHLPTMTNQLAEFIQAGTIGDRTMVLVLGGLMVMVGLAFKLSAVPFHFWCPDVFEGASAEVNAFLSVASKAAALALLIRVTVGFGFVEPSAKPAVPVTALVTALKPVTNSMTGRLATANPVAYATGSNSDAGSPSFADVRAGGRKAPEGAANRTTDPRIAALNPVRSYMAVLVGFIAAITCTFGNLAAYGQTNIKRLLAYSTIAHAGYMMMPVAAGLVLAGKNPAAAEAAFAAVPLYAGVYLFMNLGAFAIVAFLRNTLRSEEIADYAGLIRTSPGLVICFGTILFSLVGMPPLAGFSGKFVIFSTLVDGIQNDAARGMMITLLVVGGLNTAVSLFYYLRVVKVMAFEPEPKDRPPFTFPLVSFPGAYVVAITLPVLLLGLWWNDLYEWAHRAASQLLW
- a CDS encoding TatD family hydrolase, with protein sequence MSLIDTHAHLDSEDFDADRPAVIERAKAAGVERIVVIAVTADSSAAVVRLAAEHDALYAAVGIHPNYTAEAQEEDWDRVVALAGSPRVVALGETGLDRFRDHSPFPLQQEYFDRHIRLSQELGLPFIVHMRQCEADVLEILREARRRGPLTGVMHSFTGDAAMAEECLGLGLCISFAGMVTYKKSADLRAVAATIPADRILVETDSPYLAPEPLRGKRNEPANVVHTA